One Phaseolus vulgaris cultivar G19833 chromosome 11, P. vulgaris v2.0, whole genome shotgun sequence genomic window carries:
- the LOC137835171 gene encoding uncharacterized protein, with product MKYINDLIRKHQVGVICLQETKCEQIGKERCYQFWGSNEIDWIEIEAVNNGGGLITMWKKDCFEMKRFRNGNNFSIIEGVWKEGMQVEIMITNVYRGGTLREKRVIWDEISEIRKNHPIKLWCVAGDFNSNRSAKERRGQSSNVNYNSEIQSFNNFIEESCLVDILLVGRKFTWYKPNGTVKSRIYRVLVSLEWLEKWSGSKLYAEGRTVSDHYALILKDINIDCGPKPFRCLDVWQKDVCFKELVRTKWESYDIRGNGLYVLKEKLKRLKFDIRNWNKYVFGDVNKQKVELEKRIQVLDGKDDEGELSVDDREERRQLLAELGQVRVKQEVILQQKARLRWVSQGDLNTKFYHSSIKWRRMHNGINGLKVGDQWCDDPVEVKARVKEFFEGRFSRGEDN from the coding sequence ATGAAGTATATTAATGATCTTATTAGAAAACATCAAGTTGGAGTTATTTGTCTTCAGGAAACAAAATGTGAACAAATTGGTAAGGAAAGATGTTATCAATTTTGGGGGTCAAATGAAATTGACTGGATTGAAATTGAGGCAGTTAATAATGGCGGAGGGTTAATTACTATGTGGAAGAAAGATTGTTTTGAAATGAAAAGGTTTAGAAACGGGaacaatttctcaattattgaAGGAGTATGGAAGGAAGGAATGCAAGTAGAAATAATGATAACAAATGTTTACCGTGGCGGTACCTTAAGAGAAAAAAGAGTGATTTGGGATGAGATAAGTGAGATAAGGAAAAATCACCCAATAAAATTGTGGTGTGTAGCTGGAGATTTTAATTCTAATAGAAGTGCTAAAGAGAGAAGAGGCCAAAGTTCTAATGTCAATTATAATAGTGAAATACagagttttaataattttattgaagaATCTTGTCTGGTCGACATTCTATTGGTGGGTAGAAAATTTACTTGGTATAAACCTAATGGGACTGTCAAAAGCAGAATATATAGAGTTTTAGTTTCCCTTGAATGGTTGGAGAAATGGTCGGGAAGTAAATTGTATGCGGAAGGGAGAACAGTCTCAGATCACTACGCTTTAATTTTAAAGGATATAAACATTGATTGCGGTCCAAAACCGTTTAGATGTCTTGATGTATGGCAAAAAGATGTTTGTTTTAAGGAGCTCGTAAGGACTAAGTGGGAAAGTTATGATATTAGGGGAAATGGTCTGTACGTTTTgaaagagaaattgaaaaggTTAAAGTTTGACATAAGGAATTGGAACAAATATGTTTTTGGAGATGTTAATAAACAAAAAGTGGAGTTGGAAAAGAGGATCCAAGTTCTTGATGGAAAAGATGATGAAGGGGAGTTGAGTGTGGATGACAGGGAGGAAAGGAGGCAACTTTTAGCTGAATTGGGGCAAGTCAGAGTTAAACAAGAAGTGATTTTACAGCAAAAAGCAAGGTTGAGATGGGTAAGTCAGGGTGATTTGAATACAAAGTTTTATCACTCAAGTATTAAGTGGAGGAGGATGCATAATGGGATTAATGGCCTCAAGGTCGGAGATCAATGGTGTGATGATCCGGTTGAGGTAAAAGCTAGAGTGAAGGAATTCTTTGAGGGCAGATTCAGTAGGGGGGAAGACAACTAG